Proteins from a genomic interval of Scylla paramamosain isolate STU-SP2022 chromosome 26, ASM3559412v1, whole genome shotgun sequence:
- the LOC135113768 gene encoding uncharacterized protein LOC135113768, giving the protein MDSHCFDISQSENDAMKTFIIISVFVLGARASPSLTTCYEDPNLNGYYVTFDNYAPDLYSYNFDDTIASVHQTGMWIYYENYQYNLSPGKAYFVHGIGVTVNFPSEYRDITSSLRFVGSLEYLNADTITFYEGNSFTAAEFFAVGDNSNFGQMTGRISSLIVTGKSYWTIFSGEGYTGDRLCVGPETDHDVGPNGEVLDLGIYPAMTSLGIPDNSIKSVRKGCWSGRKIQAPKMKVDGRRENGAWGRLF; this is encoded by the exons ATGGATTCTCACTGTTTCGACATCAGTCAGTCCGAGAACGACGCCATGAAGACATTCATCATTATCTCTGTCTTCGTGCTTG gagcgCGGGCATCTCCGTCTCTTACTACATGTTACGAAGACCCAAACTTAAACGGTTACTACGTCACCTTCGACAACTATGCCCCAGATTTATACAGCTACAACTTTGATGACACCATCGCTAGCGTACACCAGACTGGCAT GTGGATTTACTACGAAAACTACCAATACAACCTCTCGCCGGGGAAAGCCTATTTCGTCCATGGCATTGGCGTTACCGTCAACTTTCCCAGTGAATATCGTGACATC ACATCTTCACTACGCTTCGTCGGCAGTTTGGAATATCTGAACGCAGACACCATCACGTTCTATGAGGGCAACTCATTCACGGCTGCCGAGTTTTTTGCAGTGGGTGACAATTCCAACTTTGGTCAAATGACGGGCAGGATCTCTTCGCTCATCGTaactgggaaaagctactggactATCTTCAG tggCGAAGGATACACCGGAGACAGACTGTGTGTTGGCCCAGAAACTGATCATGATGTGGGACCTAATGGCGAAGTTCTCGACCTTGGCATCTATCCCGCC ATGACATCGCTTGGCATTCCGGACAACAGCATCAAGTCCGTGAGAAAGGGCTGTTGGTCTGGGCGTAAGATTCAGGCGCCCAAGATGAAAGTGGATGGACGTCGAGAAAATGGAGCCTGGGGCCGCCTCTTCTAG